The following are encoded in a window of Phocoena phocoena chromosome 2, mPhoPho1.1, whole genome shotgun sequence genomic DNA:
- the OR5AU1 gene encoding LOW QUALITY PROTEIN: olfactory receptor 5AU1 (The sequence of the model RefSeq protein was modified relative to this genomic sequence to represent the inferred CDS: inserted 2 bases in 1 codon; deleted 1 base in 1 codon), whose translation MERANLSRGIEFELLGLTSDPWLQRLLFMVFLGMYTITLLGHLIMFIMIHVSATLHTPVYSLLKSLSFLDFCYSSTVVPQTLVNFLAKRKVISYPGCMAQMFFYVGFATSECYLVAAMAHDRYAAICNPLLYSIAMPPEVCASLIVGSYSAGFLSSLIYMSCIFSLKFCGAHVVTHFFCDGLPILSLSRVDTLLCEILLFIFAGFNLLSCTLTILVSYLFILITILRRNSAPGRFKAISTCASHFAAVCRCCGTTXFMYLRPRSSHSLTQDRMVAVIHTVVIPMLNPLIYSLRNKEALRKVWGRTIME comes from the exons ATGGAAAGGGCAAACCTGAGCCGAGGGATTGAGTTTGAGCTCTTGGGCCTCACCAGCGACCCCTGGCTCCAGAGGCTGCTCTTCATGGTGTTCCTGGGCATGTACACTATCACGCTGCTGGGGCATCTGATCATGTTCATTATGATCCACGTT AGTGCCACCTTGCACACACCCGTGTACTCCCTTCTGAAGAGCCTCTCCTTCTTGGATTTCTGCTACTCCTCCACAGTTGTCCCCCAGACCCTGGTGAACTTCTTAGCcaagaggaaggtgatctcttaTCCCGGCTGCATGGCTCAGATGTTTTTCTACGTGGGTTTTGCCACCAGTGAGTGCTATCTCGTTGCTGCCATGGCCCACGACCGCTATGCGGCTATTTGTAACCCCCTGCTCTACTCAATTGCCATGCCTCCTGAGGTGTGTGCCTCTCTGATCGTGGGCTCCTACAGTGCAGGATTCCTCAGTTCTCTAATCTACATGAGCTGTATCTTTAGTCTGAAATTCTGTGGTGCTCACGTGGTCACTCACTTCTTCTGTGATGGACTGCCCATCCTGTCTCTGTCACGTGTGGACACTTTGCTGTGTGAAATCCTGCTCTTCATTTTTGCTGGTTTCAACCTTTTGAGCTGTACCCTCACCATCTTGGTCTCCTACCTCTTCATTCTCATCACCATCCTGAGAAGGAACTCAGCCCCGGGCAGGTTCAAGGCCATTTCCACCTGTGCTTCCCACTTCGCTGCTGTGTGCCGCTGCTGTGGCACAAC CTTCATGTACCTGCGTCCCAGGTCCAGCCACTCCCTGACCCAAGACCGCATGGTTGCTGTGATCCACACAGTGGTGATCCCAATGCTGAACCCCCTCATCTACTCTCTGAGAAACAAGGAAGCTTTAAGAAAGGTTTGGGGAAGGACAATAATGGAATGA